A stretch of DNA from Triticum dicoccoides isolate Atlit2015 ecotype Zavitan chromosome 2A, WEW_v2.0, whole genome shotgun sequence:
ATTTGCTGCTTATACGCACAAGTTATCATATGGTTGTATGCCTTGAAAATCTATTTTGATGTACTTGCTGTGTAAGACTATATCATATGGGTTTTATGCCTGAAAATCATATTTCGATGCACTTGCTGTGTAAAACTATATATCATTTTGCATATTCATTTACTTTATTGGCATTTAGTTTATGTTGATGCAATCAGGGCTGACCGACCTCTTTTTACTAGAACGACCTTGCTTATGCTACTTACCTTATTTGGTATTAGAACATAAACAAGTTACATTATCTGATTGCATGGCATAAATTAAGAAATAGtactccggacgaagggagtatgattGTAGCCTAAAAACTGTTGGTGATAAGTGAATTCTAAAGGGAGAAATCTCAAGGCCATCTATTTTATTCTTTTATGAAAATGAGCAAACCATTTATGTGACTCATTCTTTTCAAAAGAAATAGCAGATCTCATAATTGTGTACAAACATAATCATCGTAGCATTTTGCATTAAAAGATGTAATAATCGTAGCATTTTGCATTAAAAGATGTAATAATCGTAGCATTTTGCATTAAAAGATTTTGGTTTGAAAGAGGTACAGCTAATGGTAAGGTAATTTGTAGTGGTAAATAGTTTCTCAGCATGCATCGACGGACCCCAAAAATGTCAACATAAACAGAGCAGCCATAACATTTAAATATCATTATCTGAAAGATGGCCCAGGAACACATTGGTTAATTTGCTACATGAGCAAACAAGCATGCTCAGCCCTCTGCCTGGACTTCAAGATTTGCTCGTGGTGCTGATTATTAGTAAAACAGGGCCAAAAAATTCAACCAAGAGTCTAACAAAATGTACAAACTAAATTTATAAGTAATAACAGTTCAACCGTGGAAGGATGACATCATAGTGATCTTACCTAAGCTATTGATGATGCGATTCACAACTAACATGTAAGAATAACAAGTAATGCATCATTTATGTACATAGTTTGCTCATCAAATATTCTGCCGGCTGCCAGAAAATATCAGTATTTTACTACAGCTTTGCACACTACAAAATGACGCTGAAAGCATATGGAAtggttttttctaaaaaaaagtgcATGGAGTGTGCACATCAGCTACTGCAAGGAAATACTCGATACTCCATGAGAAAGGATTGAAGAAGATACCTTTCAAGGCTTCATTCAAACAAGGGAGGTAATCTAGTAAAAAACAGAAATCATAATGTAGTTCATCACAGATGATAACCAACAGAAAGAATTAGTAAACTTACAAAGGCAGTCAGAAACAGCATATCTTGGTTGGCCGTGTAATTACCACCATCAAACAGAGGAAACTTGAAGGCAAGGTGTAGATGTGCACTGGAATAATGAGACATCACAATGGTTATGAGTTCACACGAATATATCAACTGGAAACCATACGAGGGTGATCATAGTTGAAACCATACAACAGGTGATTATAGTAACTGACggaatcaaatcagtggcaaacctTCAGAAGCTTCggtatttcaggtctttgaagcaagGGCGTCTCTAACCTGTTTCAATATATTATGAAGCGTTTGCAATTCTGACATAGAATAGAAAAAAAACTTAACGGTTTGTAGTTATAGAAAAATGCTACATTCAAATACGGTGATGGAAAGCATCAATAGAAAACGCCAGAATCCTCACAGGCTTAGGGTAGTGTCACAAGATATTTGGACAAATTACCACCAATTTAATCATGGAAGAAGGGGCATTTGAGGTTACCATAGTCATTGTATCCCTGAACTCTATACTGGCTAACAGTTCTAGAGTCTACAAGCAGCCAAAATACTATCAAATCTACCATTTAATTTTACACAAAAACTGTAGCCAGTTTACATTGGTTGCCAAGCAGATTTACTCACCCTAAAATCGGCTTTCCTTAAAACCTCCTTTGTAGATGTTTCAAACTGGGGTCTTGGAGGGTTCCTTGGGGCTGCAGGTCTTGTAAGGTCAAGATCCTGCATGCAGTAGAGTTGATTAAAATCTGGTGTTAGAGGAGTGTCATTCGAGTAGATAACAGACTAATGCGTCCATGATTAAATGAAAAAAAATAGATAGCTAAAATACTATGACAATATCTTCTGGTGGTTCGTGGTTTTTTAGGCAATATTGGATAAGACAAGCAATTTCTTTGTGTTTTCACAAACATATAGCCACAAAAGCACTACACTGGGTGGTAATATACTAACTCCGCAGAATCTAGCTCACACATTTGGCCACACTTCCTGAATACTTGTAAATCACTGAATCATGCTAGACTAAATCTAAAGACTACACAGAATTTGTGATCTCTCAAATACTTGAATCACTGAAGTAGGAGTAACAAACATAATCCCTCTTACCTTGAAGATTATCGTTGCAAAAAGGCAAGGAAATATACCAttcatgttgatgatatccaacaggTCGGGGCATGATTTTGTTTTTAGAAGTGtgtcaagaatcatcaaacaacccCTTACACTGAAAGAAATGGTTTGGGGTACAGCTTCCAGGAGCAAAGGTTGGACGGCCATGGTGTGGGGTATGAGAGGGAGAGGAGGTTGGGGACGGGGACTAGATTCAAGGCAAATCAATCGGGCATATCTCACCAACATGTTGCCGAATAGGCGTGAACGACAAAAGAGAACCAATAAAAAGGTGGATTAATCACCAAACTGTCTTCATGGATCCAAATTGGTCATCAGCATGCCCAAATAACCTGTTAGGaaacaaaatagaggaagaattgggCATGAACGGAACAAGAAATTTCACATAGTATTGCATGGATAATTTCAAATTTATGCTATAGAATCAAACAAGAGAGACAGGAACCACTAAAAGAATTCATCATGTGGTAAGATGCACAAAGAACCTAGCAATACTCGCAGAAACCCACAGCAAGATCAAAACTTTATTGGACCAGCGGCACAGTTGAACACCAGTGAGGGGCTCGGCGGATCTGGGTCTTTATTCTCAAGGGAAGTGGATCTGCATCTGGCAGGATTTGAAGACAACAAGGCATGAACAGATGCACCAAACATCCTTCACCAAAACAGAGAAGAATTGATGGGACAGATAACCAAAACGGCCAAGTCGAAAGAAGGAATATGCTTAGGAGCAGcggaagggagaggaggaggaggaggacaggaGGGGGAGGGATGCTTGGCATGGCGGCTATGGTTGACGAAGGGAGGCGCGCAAGGGGCGGTGGAGAACTGGGGACAGGACAGGACTGcgccttttgtttttcttcttggaTTTCAGGGTCTCATTGATTTGCATGATTCTGAAAACATgcaaatagaaagaaaaaatagGATTAAATAGACATATTCACCTGTAGAATTAGCAAGAAGTGTTTGATGTTACAAGAAAATAAAATAATCATAAAAAGATTGAAATGGATGTTGGATTTCCTATGAAACATAGTAAATCAAAAGATCcatagaaaaaaattatataattcttatcctatgaatcaaaggaccaaAGTACAAACAATCTTCAAGGATTTTAatcctccaaaaattctaaaagatTTCCTTcgaatcaaaggagcccttaggggctctccaacgccgacccttaaatcgtctgcatccgtctAGACCAAGCGATCCGGACGTGCTGTGTCATCCAACGCGGGCCTGTGTCGCTCCGCCGGATAGTTCAGACGTACTTTCTCCCACAAAGCGGAGACAAATGTGGGGGAGCTTTGCCGACGCCTGGACCGCTCACAAGCTCGCATTTGACCACTCTGGCCCACTAAAAATCCCCCACCTCCCTCTCTCGTGCTTTCCATCGAATGCTCCTACGGCTTGCAGCGCCACATTCATGCCAGCCTAGAGCATGCCGCGGGCGGCATTAGTGCCGCAATTTTGACTGGACGGGAGGGCGGCGCTGACGGACGTGACCTTTCGAGCGTCGCCGACTCAATGTGGGGTCGcgtcccgaggaaccaactccggccgcTACGCCTCATTGAAGCGAGCTGACCGCCCCTTCGCCTGGCCTGGTCGTGGCTATTTAAGCCATGCGCCGGCAATGCACAGAGGCGCACTCCCACTCTCGGAGCATCGCCCCCTCCTGCCCAAGCCCCTCTTCCTCTCCGAGCCCGGTGGCGGCGATACCAAAGTCATGGTACTCCATGCTCATAGGCGGAGTCGGTGGAAGCTCCTCCTTGGTGGTTCTTGGCGCCGCCTCCCACGCTCTCTGGGCCCGTTAACATCCACGTTGGCCAACTCCTCCACCAAGGATGAGATCGTCATCTCCTCCGATGACGATGAGGACCAAGCGCCGCAGCCGCCCCGACTCCTCAAGGAGGCCGCTCTGACGCCACCATTGCCGGCACGTGTCTAGGAGCCGGCGTCCCCGCCGCGCAACCGGTACAGCCCCATGGACGCGCCCTCGTCGTTGCCGCATTGCCACTGCCTCGCCATCAAGGAGGAGTTGGCGCCCGTGATCGAGAAGGCGCGGGGCCTCCTCCTCCACTAACTCAGAGGTGGTGGTTACGACGGTGCCGCAGGCTTGAGGTCCGTCATACCCGAGGTGGAGCGCGAGGCGAGGTACGACTGGTGCAATGTCGGTCGCCGCTTCGTGTTCGCCAAGAGCGACATGGCGCCGGACTGGGTGAAAGAACATGCGattcccccatgtttggttttggtaattgatgacaatctctatggactaatgattgccttgagttatatttgaagggtttgttcaTAGgctttttcttgaagtccatgtgttggtttcaaggagtttgtgagttgaccaaggtgctattaaggaattatccaaagattggtcatgtgagtgttgagattattgcaagcatgtcttgaagaagaagagtgtgtgatcattcatgtttaccttcaagacatcattcaaatgaagacagttggaaagattcaacgttgatcaagactaagtcaagcgtgaatcaagttgatcaactcataaAGCATAAaatatgtaccgagagggatcaagtgatcccatggtatggtaagcattgttcattgtgctttgtgtactaacccatggtctatgtgagagttctaggtggggttaggtacgtgttcatgggcttgcgtcaagaggaagatatcactcaacccatggagaggatgacatcaagtggtgatcgtcgtcAAGATTACCGTGTGCAAGTtctagtggagcatcacgaagagagcaagtgcttgaagcttgtcgtccattgtggtgacaatggacttgtgaagatgtgcggaagagtggctcacccatagttgtcgtggaattgtcacggcagatgtcaagGCAACGCCGTCCCATCCCGTCTCCTTCTCCAATTCCCCATCCAGCGCCCCATGGTCCTACCATCGGTGCTCCCTCATCGACGGCGTCGCAGCTCTCTAGCCTCCCATCTGGAACAACCGACGCCCCGTCTCCGCTGCTATCCCCACCGTTCACAACCATGCTCCATGGAAGCTCACCTCTGACGACCCAACCCCTCTCTGTTTGTTGCGTCCATGGCCACTCTCCTCGACACCCTTTTCCGCACCACCGTCGGCGATGGGTTCGTCCTAAGCAATGGCCACACATCCAGACTGGTTTTGATGTTGGGCCTTAATTTTTGTCCAGATTCTTTGATTGATTGATTTGACAAACACAAATTGACATAAAATCGATGCAATTTATCCTCCAAAGTGTTCAAGCAAATAGCCAAATCACAAATCACAGCCACATCTAGAACTCGAATCCGTAAATAGCATCATCCCTCCTAGAGTGTGGCTggatggagcggcagcggtgaacaACGTAGCAAGCAGAGGAGTTGCGGCGGCTGGAGTGTTAGGGCTggagaagaaaagataaagaactgGGAATTAAAGGCTTGCTTTGAGATACGTTTTGCCACGCGTCAACTGCGGGAGAGGGTCTCCCGATCGAAGGCGTGCGACCCGGTCGTATAGGATTATTTTCCGTTGGATACCCACTCCCACCATTTTTTATCTCTTACTCCTTCACATAGGTAAAAGTGCCATATAGATAGGCCAAAAGCCCATTATTATACTTGCTTTTGGATACGTCGTAATTCCACAACTGAAACTGATTTGCTGGAGATGCTTTGTGCAAATTTAGTGTTCAATGCAGTTGCTCGACGCTTTTGATATTTTGTGTTTCACAACTAGCATGTTCAACTTTTTATACTGATTTTCTTTGATTTTTTGTTTTACATAACCCCCCATACAGtttaaatcttaaggttgaatttttTTGTGTATATAATATTTAGGAATCAAATATCTAATTTCGGTGTCCGAGCACGGAGGTAACTCAAATAATGAAACCTGTATCTACACGAGGATGGACACGCATCCCCGTTTGACGTCTTCATAAACGGCTCACGTACTCCACGGCCCAGCCACACCGTCGATTCGCAGCTCGCTCGCCAATCCAACCAATCCATAACCCGCTCCTCCTCGCCCGTCTCCGCCGCACCCCCAAAACCCTAGCTCGCCCCCTNNNNNNNNNNNNNNNNNNNNNNNNNNNNNNNNNNNNNNNNNNNNNNNNNNNNNNNNNNNNNNNNNNNNNNNNNNNNNNNNNNNNNNNNNNNNNNNNNNNNNNNNNNNNNNNNNNNNNNNNNNNNNNNNNNNNNNNNNNNNNNNNNNNNNNNNNNNNNNNNNNNNNNNNNNNNNNNNNNNNNNNNNNNNNNNNNNNNNNNNNNNNNNNNNNNNNNNNNNNNNNNNNNNNNNNNNNNNNNNNNNNNNNNNNNNNNNNNNNNNNNNNNNNNNNNNNNNNNNNNNNNNNNNNNNNNNNNNNNNNNNNNNNNNNNNNNNNNNNNNNNNNNNNNNNNNNNNNNNNNNNNNNNNNNNNNNNNNNNNNNNNNNNNNNNNNNGCCGCCGAACCTCGAGTGCCGGATGTACGAGCCGCGATTCCCGGAGGTGGACGCGGCGGTGATGATCCAGGTGAAGCACATCGCCGACATGGGCGCCTACGTCTCCCTCCTCGAGTACAACAACATCGAGGGCATGATCCTCTTCTCCGAGCTCTCCCGCCGCCGCATCcgctccatctcctccctcatcaagGTCGGCCGCCAGGAGCCCTCCATGGTGCTCCGCGTCGACCGCGACAAGGGCTACATCGACCTCTCCAAGCGCCGCGTCTCCGAGGAGGAGGCCGCCACCTGCGAGGACCGCTACAACAAGTCCAAGCTCGTCCACTCCATCATGCGCCACGCCGCCGACACCCTCGGCGTCGACCTCGAGCCCCTCTACCAGCGCATCGGCTGGCCGCTCTACCGCAGGTACGGCCACGCCTTCGAGGCCTTCAAGCTCATCGTCACCGACCCCGACGCCGTGCTCGACGTCCTCACCTACGAGGAGACCGTCGTCGGCCCCGATGGCGAGGAGGTTCGTTCCNNNNNNNNNNNNNNNNNNNNNNNNNNNNNNNNNNNNNNNNNNNNNNNNNNNNNNNNNNNNNNNNNNNNNNNNNNNNNNNNNNNNNNNNNNNNNNNNNNNNNNNNNNNNNNNNNNNNNNNNNNNNNNNNNNNNNNATCTGCTCCTAATTGCTCGATGCATAATTAACTGATCAAGTACTCGGTGTGCTTTAAGCAATACCATTAGTTCACTTCAGGCTTGTTGTTTTATGACTTGACACTACTGTCAACCGATTAGACCTTTACATGTGTTTTTCAAGTAGGTATTCGTTTGTTAGTGGTGCTGCGGTCTGTTAATTTTGTCCTGTATCGAAGTTGCCTCACGAACAGTTAATGTCTAGTAGCTGATTTGGAGCCTGTACTTAATAATTACCTGATGTTCTTTGATTTAGTCGATTGAAGGATATGTGTTGCTTCAAATTGGTTGGTTGAAATATGACGGTGTAGTTAGCTTGGTTCTTTGTGGACTGTTCTTCGTCCTGACCCCCTCCAGGCAACTGCTCCTTGCTGCTAATGGCTaattaactgctcatgtttgggtgtacTAGAAGCAATGCTATCAATTCACTTCGGGCTGCTAGCGTTATGACTTGACAATTAATATCTTGCAATAGATTAAATGCTTATGTGTGTTTCTCGCCTAGGTATTTGTTGCTAGTGCAGTCTGTTAATTTTTCCATTGTTCCAATTATCGGCCAGTTAATCGGCATCTTGGCCAGTTGATCGATAGGTCACCGAATAGCCGATTAACTGATTTTTTGGCCGATTAACTGGCCGATTCGCGTATATTATCCCTTGTCGCCACCTGACTGATATGGCACCACTTACCGCTATCCCGAACAATGAATTTTGCCCTGCGTCAGTACTGCATCCATGAACAGTTTATTCATAGTAGGTGGTTTGGAGTCTGTATTTAAGTTCCTACTATTGTGCATAGAATTAGTAGCTTCAAGGACATGTGTTGCTTCGAATAGGTTCATTGACATACGGTAATATACTTTAGCTGATTCTTTTTGTACTTAAGCTTGATGGCCAGGAGGTTCATTCCTGACCCCTCCCCACAATTGCCCCTTGCTGCTAATGGCTAATTAActgcttaagtattgggtgtactcCAAGCAATGTCAGCAATTCACTTCAGGCTGGTGGTGGTGTTAGGACTTGACACTGATATCTTGCAACCGATTAGACGTTTACATGTGTTTCTCGAGTAGGTATTTGTTGCTAGTACAGTCTGTTAATTTGTCCAGCATCTAAGTTTCCCCATGGACAGTTAATTCTTAGTACCTGTTTTGGAGCATGTACTTAATTTCCTAATGTGTCTAGAATAAGTCGATTTAAGGATATCCATTGCTTCAAATAGCTTAATTTAGCTTGATTATCAGTGTACTGCTGATTGGACCTCTGTAAACCTAGTAACTTAGTATTTGTAAGCCAGACAAACAGTAGGTTGTATAAACAGTTAAGCGTAAATTTGAATGACAAAATTATTATCTTGCAACCGGTTAGATGTTTACCTGTGCTTCTCAAGTAGGCACTCATTTGTTTGTACCACAACCAGTTAATTTTGCCCTGCATCAAAGTTGCCCCAAGAACAGTTAATTCCTACTGGTTAGTTCGGAGTCTGTGTTTAATTACCTAATGTGTATGGAATTAGTCGAATTAAGGATATTTTGTTGCTTCAAACTGGATCTTTCAAAtatggtactccctccgatccgtattacttgtcgctcaagtggatgtatctagaagtttttcagtgctagatacatctgtttggcgacaagtaatatggatcggagggagttagagcataattggtttgctatGAATATTTGGCTTGCCAAATGTTGGCACTGCCAACTATTGGCAATACCGAGACTTGCCAACTATTGGCAATTTTATGTGAGAGAGGCAAAACAACTCGTAGCCAACCAAGTAGTTGCCAATATTTGGCACAATGCCAAAAATTGGCACTTTAGCTTGATTTGCCTACTATTGATTGAATTGATGTAAACATGGTAAGTTATATTGGTTGGTTTGGTAGTTTGTGTAAGCAATTGGAAATTAGGTACCTGGGTTTCATTCAGATATGTTCACTTTTGGCAGATTGGCAGTATGGTATGAATCATAGATCTCATATTCACATAGGGCTTGTGCTGTTTGTGCATGGCTTAAACTGCCTTTATAGCATGTTACTGTAGAAATTGGACGTTTCCCACGATTCATTTGTGCTGACATTTTCTACAGGTTACTAAAGTTGTGCCGGCTGTCACCCCTGAGGTTAAGGATGCACTGGTCAGGAACATAAGGAGGAGAATGACACCACAGCCTCTCAAGATTCGTGCTGATGTTGAGATGAAATGCTTCCAGTTTGACGGTGTTCTCCACATTAAGGTTCTGTTTGCTTCCATCCATGCATTTTGGTTTCCAAGTGTATGCTTGGTTGTGAGTTGCTAATTCTGTTTTGCAGGAAGCCATGAGGAAAGCTGAAG
This window harbors:
- the LOC119353149 gene encoding eukaryotic translation initiation factor 2 subunit alpha homolog gives rise to the protein MYEPRFPEVDAAVMIQVKHIADMGAYVSLLEYNNIEGMILFSELSRRRIRSISSLIKVGRQEPSMVLRVDRDKGYIDLSKRRVSEEEAATCEDRYNKSKLVHSIMRHAADTLGVDLEPLYQRIGWPLYRRYGHAFEAFKLIVTDPDAVLDVLTYEETVVGPDGEEVTKVVPAVTPEVKDALVRNIRRRMTPQPLKIRADVEMKCFQFDGVLHIKEAMRKAEAAGNADCPVKIKLVAPPLYVLTTQTLDKDQGIAVLTNATKICAEAIEKHKGKLVVKEAARAVSERDDKLFADTIEKLKLAGEEVDGDDNSEEEDNGMGDVDFTKAGAGAD